A section of the Bryobacteraceae bacterium genome encodes:
- a CDS encoding L-fuculose-phosphate aldolase produces the protein MSRRDLTRHRIITAVDVEDAARAGVVELLLQPGAMLTPEAAEAVARHGLKLCGPDGAGDEWERLLNSAEAQPFKEEICAVGRKLWQRMYVDGNGGNISYRLRDDAVLCTPTLLSKADLTPADLCLVDLDGKQLAGGKARTSEILLHLEIYKAVPEARAVVHCHPPHATAYAITGRVPPTCIIPEYEVFIGRVALSPYETPGTKKFAETVLPFVKTHNTVLLANHGIVCWADTVTHAEWYVEVVDTYCWTLMLAQQLGAPLSHIPAEKAEDLLAIKQRLGLPDARLAGDSCPVCDMPERPGAITTLPAGGASQKLAPREMDALVEAVTEAVLKALEQKHRR, from the coding sequence ATGAGCCGGCGCGACCTCACCCGCCACCGCATCATCACCGCCGTCGATGTCGAAGACGCGGCCCGGGCGGGCGTCGTCGAGCTGCTCCTCCAGCCCGGCGCCATGCTCACGCCCGAAGCGGCCGAGGCCGTTGCCCGCCACGGCCTGAAACTCTGCGGGCCCGACGGCGCCGGCGATGAGTGGGAACGCCTCCTGAATTCTGCCGAGGCGCAGCCCTTCAAGGAGGAGATCTGCGCCGTCGGCCGCAAGCTCTGGCAGCGCATGTACGTCGATGGAAACGGCGGCAACATCAGCTACCGCCTCCGCGACGACGCCGTCCTCTGCACCCCCACACTGCTCAGCAAGGCCGACCTCACGCCCGCCGACCTCTGCCTCGTGGACCTCGACGGCAAACAGCTCGCGGGAGGCAAGGCCCGCACGAGCGAGATCCTGCTCCACCTCGAAATCTACAAGGCCGTTCCTGAAGCGCGCGCCGTCGTCCACTGCCATCCCCCGCACGCCACCGCCTATGCAATCACCGGCCGCGTGCCGCCCACCTGCATCATCCCCGAATACGAGGTCTTCATCGGCAGGGTCGCCCTGTCGCCCTATGAGACGCCCGGAACGAAAAAGTTCGCCGAGACCGTGCTGCCCTTTGTGAAAACCCACAACACCGTGCTGCTGGCCAACCACGGCATCGTCTGCTGGGCCGATACGGTGACTCATGCCGAGTGGTACGTTGAGGTCGTTGACACCTACTGCTGGACGCTGATGCTTGCCCAGCAGCTCGGCGCGCCCCTGTCCCATATCCCCGCCGAGAAGGCCGAAGACCTGCTCGCCATCAAGCAGCGGCTGGGCCTGCCGGATGCGCGGCTCGCCGGTGACAGTTGTCCGGTGTGCGATATGCCCGAACGCCCGGGCGCCATCACCACCCTGCCCGCTGGCGGAGCGTCACAGAAACTGGCGCCGCGCGAGATGGATGCGCTCGTCGAGGCCGTCACGGAAGCAGTGCTCAAGGCGCTGGAACAGAAGCACCGCCGCTAG
- the fhs gene encoding formate--tetrahydrofolate ligase, whose product MLLIRSVADKLGIPEDALEYYGKYTAKLRLELLDRPRRGKLILVTAITPTSHGEGKTVISIGLTQALTRMGKLAAVTLREPSLGPVFGIKGGATGGGLSQVIPSEMINLHFNGDFHAVTSAHNLLAAMIDSHLHHGNALAIDVDEITWPRALDMNDRALRHVIVGLGGKANGVPRETGFVITAASEVMAILALARDREDLRARLGRIVIGLNLKGEPVRAADLGATGAMMVLLNEAIMPNLVQTTEGAPALVHAGPFANIAHGTSSVISQRMALGLADYVVNETGFGADLGAEKYFNIVMPASGLRPDAAVLIASARALCAQGDGNEKGPFTLDSLRRGLANLARHLDNLQKFHAPVVIAINRFPDDTDDLLREIRLFAGERDVPAAIVDAYSRGGEGAIELAEAVLETLETKTAAPEPLYKPEVSLRTKIETVAREIYGASSVYIESKAKKKLDRYMAAGFGNLPVCMAKTQSSFTDNPKIYGAPSGWTLTITDADLAAGAGFVVAIAGNMMRMPGLGREPQAVRMDVDAVGNIIGLR is encoded by the coding sequence ATGTTGCTGATCCGCTCGGTCGCCGACAAGCTCGGCATCCCGGAAGATGCCCTCGAATATTACGGCAAATATACCGCGAAATTGCGCCTTGAATTGCTCGACCGCCCCCGCCGCGGCAAGCTGATCCTCGTCACCGCCATCACCCCCACCAGCCACGGCGAAGGCAAAACCGTCATCTCCATCGGCCTCACCCAGGCCCTCACCCGCATGGGAAAACTCGCCGCGGTCACCCTGCGCGAGCCGTCCCTGGGCCCGGTCTTCGGCATCAAGGGCGGCGCCACTGGCGGCGGCCTTTCCCAGGTAATCCCGAGCGAAATGATCAACCTGCATTTCAACGGCGATTTCCACGCCGTTACCAGCGCTCACAATCTGCTGGCGGCGATGATCGACTCGCACCTCCACCACGGCAATGCGCTCGCCATCGACGTCGATGAAATCACGTGGCCGCGCGCCCTTGACATGAACGACCGCGCCCTCCGCCACGTCATCGTCGGCCTCGGCGGAAAGGCCAACGGCGTGCCGCGCGAAACCGGCTTCGTCATCACCGCCGCCAGCGAAGTGATGGCGATCCTCGCCCTCGCACGCGACCGGGAAGACCTCCGCGCCCGCCTCGGCCGCATCGTTATCGGCCTCAACCTGAAGGGCGAGCCCGTCCGCGCCGCCGACCTCGGCGCCACCGGCGCCATGATGGTCCTGCTCAACGAGGCCATCATGCCGAATCTCGTCCAGACCACTGAGGGCGCGCCAGCCCTCGTCCACGCCGGCCCCTTCGCCAACATTGCCCACGGCACTTCCAGCGTCATCTCCCAGCGGATGGCACTGGGCCTGGCCGACTACGTCGTCAACGAAACCGGCTTCGGCGCCGATCTCGGCGCGGAAAAGTATTTCAACATCGTCATGCCCGCCAGCGGACTCCGGCCGGACGCCGCCGTCCTCATCGCCAGCGCCCGCGCCCTTTGCGCCCAGGGCGACGGAAATGAAAAAGGGCCATTCACCCTGGACAGCCTCCGGCGCGGTCTGGCCAACCTCGCCCGCCATCTCGACAATCTCCAGAAATTCCACGCCCCCGTCGTCATCGCCATCAACCGTTTCCCCGACGACACCGACGATCTCCTGCGCGAAATCCGTCTCTTTGCCGGCGAACGGGACGTCCCGGCCGCCATCGTCGATGCCTACTCGCGCGGCGGCGAGGGCGCCATCGAACTTGCCGAGGCCGTCCTGGAAACCCTCGAGACAAAAACGGCCGCACCCGAGCCTCTTTACAAGCCCGAAGTCAGCCTGCGAACCAAAATCGAGACCGTTGCGCGGGAGATTTACGGCGCTTCTTCCGTCTATATCGAGAGCAAAGCGAAGAAAAAACTTGACCGGTATATGGCTGCGGGATTTGGGAATCTGCCCGTCTGCATGGCAAAAACCCAGTCCTCTTTCACTGATAATCCGAAGATTTATGGCGCGCCTTCCGGCTGGACCCTGACCATCACAGATGCGGATTTGGCCGCCGGGGCCGGCTTCGTCGTCGCCATCGCCGGCAACATGATGCGCATGCCCGGCCTCGGCCGCGAGCCGCAGGCCGTGCGCATGGACGTCGACGCCGTCGGCAACATCATCGGCCTCCGCTAG
- the eutE gene encoding aldehyde dehydrogenase, giving the protein MRNEYEQLVAELAREVLERLEGRAAPSRPAAAAPAAERPAGEGQTRVETGDGVFETVDEAVAAAAEAQKRVAAMSLAERGRLVEIIKDLCQRHAAEWGRLELEETGLGRLDHKIEKLKIIRNVPGVEMLQPQARTDASGLCLIERAPWGVVGMVLPATHSAPTLASNAINVLAAGNTAVFSPHPAGARIAMRAVQHFNRAFERETGLRNALTTCATASIRTAEEVFRHPNVALLCVTGGPGVVRAAMKHGKRVIAAGPGNPPVVVDETADLDLAARSVVQGASFDNNLLCIGEKEVFVVDRVFDAFLAAMRRARAWELKPDAIERLTRAAFDLEHDGKGCAHGHLKKDLIGKDVSVLAAAAGVEAPPPTELLIGVTGEDHVFVQEEQMMPFVPIVRVRDFDDAVRAAVKAERGFRHTAILHTRDMGRATVMARAVNTTLFVVNGPCVAALGAGGAGYLSYSIATPTGEGVTTPLTFTRERQVTLAAGALRII; this is encoded by the coding sequence ATGAGAAACGAATACGAGCAACTGGTGGCGGAACTCGCTCGCGAGGTGCTGGAGCGGCTGGAGGGCCGCGCCGCCCCGTCGCGCCCCGCCGCGGCCGCCCCGGCGGCGGAGCGCCCTGCCGGCGAAGGCCAGACACGCGTGGAGACCGGCGACGGCGTTTTCGAAACCGTCGATGAAGCCGTTGCTGCCGCGGCCGAAGCCCAGAAGCGCGTCGCGGCCATGAGCCTGGCCGAACGCGGCCGTCTGGTGGAAATCATCAAGGACCTCTGCCAGCGGCACGCCGCCGAATGGGGCCGCCTTGAACTGGAGGAAACGGGCCTCGGCCGGCTCGACCACAAGATTGAAAAGCTGAAAATCATCCGCAACGTGCCGGGCGTCGAGATGCTGCAACCGCAGGCGCGCACCGATGCCAGCGGCCTGTGCCTCATCGAGCGAGCTCCCTGGGGCGTCGTCGGCATGGTCCTTCCGGCCACTCATTCGGCGCCTACGCTGGCCTCCAACGCGATCAACGTGCTCGCCGCCGGCAACACTGCCGTCTTCAGCCCGCACCCCGCCGGCGCGCGGATCGCCATGCGGGCCGTGCAGCACTTCAACCGCGCCTTCGAACGCGAGACCGGCCTGCGCAACGCCCTCACCACCTGCGCCACCGCCAGCATCCGCACCGCCGAAGAAGTCTTCCGTCACCCGAACGTCGCGCTGCTGTGCGTCACGGGCGGCCCTGGCGTCGTCCGGGCCGCCATGAAGCACGGCAAGCGTGTCATTGCCGCCGGCCCGGGCAACCCGCCCGTGGTCGTCGATGAAACGGCGGACCTCGATCTGGCGGCGCGCTCCGTGGTTCAGGGCGCCAGCTTCGACAACAACCTGCTCTGCATCGGCGAAAAGGAAGTCTTCGTAGTCGACCGCGTCTTCGACGCCTTCCTCGCCGCCATGCGCCGCGCACGCGCCTGGGAGCTGAAGCCGGATGCCATCGAGCGCCTCACCCGCGCCGCCTTCGACCTCGAACACGATGGCAAAGGCTGCGCCCACGGCCATCTCAAGAAGGACCTCATCGGCAAGGACGTCAGCGTCCTCGCCGCAGCCGCCGGAGTCGAGGCGCCGCCACCGACGGAGCTCCTCATCGGGGTCACCGGCGAAGACCATGTCTTCGTCCAGGAAGAGCAGATGATGCCCTTCGTCCCCATCGTCAGGGTGCGCGACTTTGACGACGCCGTCCGCGCCGCAGTCAAAGCCGAGCGCGGCTTTCGCCATACTGCCATCCTGCACACGCGCGACATGGGCCGCGCCACGGTCATGGCGCGCGCCGTAAACACGACGCTGTTCGTCGTCAACGGCCCGTGCGTCGCCGCGCTCGGCGCCGGCGGGGCCGGCTACCTCAGTTATTCCATTGCGACGCCCACCGGCGAAGGCGTCACCACGCCGCTCACCTTCACCCGCGAGCGGCAGGTGACTCTGGCCGCCGGCGCGCTGCGCATTATCTAG
- the selA gene encoding L-seryl-tRNA(Sec) selenium transferase: MKPANSNDQLRALPGVDELARSVALPLPHSVVVDEARAVLEECRERIRRGETLAEDPREALHRRLRALLEPSLRRVINATGVILHTNLGRAPLPAFPAPQGYSNLEYDLGSGRRGRRDVHAAGLLERLLGAPGIVVNNNAAAVFLALHELAAGGEVIVSRGELIEIGDGFRIPEIMQRSGARLVEVGTTNRTRIDDYRQAITAETRLLMRVHPSNFVISGFAGRPAIEELCALGRERGIPVYEDLGSGCVVDLSPYGVHEPLAQASLRAGVSLVSFSGDKLLGGPQAGILAGRPDIVQRLRRNPMFRALRVDKLIYGALETALRLTLLERFDEIPVLRMVRLSPEEIAARARQLAGEINAAGVGVQADVVAGESLLGGGSTPGQALPTYLLAIGPRAAEIERRLRAAEPPVIARIDNGRLLADLRTVDPADDAVLLAALLEACKAEPGREAAAPPGTG, from the coding sequence ATGAAGCCGGCAAATTCGAATGACCAGCTTCGCGCACTGCCAGGCGTGGATGAGCTTGCCCGCAGCGTGGCGCTGCCGCTGCCACACTCGGTGGTTGTGGATGAAGCACGTGCCGTGCTCGAAGAGTGCCGGGAGCGGATCCGGCGCGGCGAGACGCTTGCGGAAGATCCGCGGGAGGCGCTCCACCGGCGGCTCCGGGCGTTGCTCGAGCCGTCGCTGCGGCGGGTGATCAACGCAACGGGCGTGATTCTGCACACGAACCTGGGACGCGCGCCGCTGCCGGCCTTTCCCGCGCCGCAGGGCTACAGCAACCTGGAGTACGACCTCGGCAGCGGACGGCGCGGGCGGCGCGACGTGCACGCCGCAGGGCTGCTGGAGCGGCTTCTCGGCGCGCCGGGCATCGTGGTGAACAACAACGCAGCGGCCGTGTTCCTGGCGTTACACGAGCTGGCGGCGGGGGGCGAAGTGATCGTCAGCCGCGGAGAGCTGATCGAGATCGGCGACGGATTCCGGATTCCGGAAATCATGCAACGCAGCGGCGCGCGGCTGGTGGAAGTGGGCACGACGAACCGCACGCGAATCGACGATTACCGCCAGGCGATCACCGCGGAAACGCGGCTGCTGATGCGTGTGCATCCGTCGAATTTCGTCATCAGCGGATTTGCCGGGCGGCCTGCGATCGAGGAGCTGTGCGCGCTGGGGCGCGAGCGCGGCATTCCCGTGTATGAAGATCTGGGCAGCGGCTGTGTGGTGGATCTTTCGCCTTACGGCGTTCACGAGCCGCTGGCGCAGGCCAGTCTGCGCGCCGGTGTGAGTCTGGTGTCGTTTTCCGGCGACAAGCTTCTGGGCGGGCCGCAGGCGGGGATCCTGGCCGGGCGGCCGGACATCGTCCAGCGGCTGCGACGGAACCCGATGTTCCGTGCGCTGCGGGTGGACAAGCTGATCTATGGCGCGCTGGAGACGGCGCTGCGGCTGACGCTGCTGGAGCGTTTTGACGAAATTCCGGTGCTACGCATGGTGCGGCTGTCTCCGGAGGAGATCGCCGCCCGCGCACGCCAGCTTGCCGGAGAGATCAACGCGGCGGGCGTGGGCGTGCAGGCGGACGTGGTGGCGGGCGAGTCGCTGCTCGGGGGAGGTTCCACGCCGGGGCAGGCGCTGCCGACGTATCTGCTGGCGATTGGCCCGCGGGCGGCGGAGATCGAGCGGCGGTTGCGCGCGGCTGAACCGCCGGTGATTGCACGGATCGACAACGGGCGGCTGCTGGCGGACCTGCGCACGGTGGACCCGGCCGACGACGCGGTGCTGTTGGCCGCGCTGCTGGAAGCCTGCAAGGCGGAGCCGGGGCGGGAAGCCGCGGCGCCGCCCGGGACAGGCTAG
- the czcC gene encoding RND transporter, with amino-acid sequence MFETFFLCFFIDARPASGLAALVEEALQRNPEVLAARRKLEAARQRPAAAASLPDPMVSVGYASIGGPLPGQGLGREPMARAGFMASQTLPAPGKLGLRRRAALEEAGAAGQEYETIQRRVAAQVKSAWYRLHHAHQMLDVNRRNRALLDRLFRIASARYQTGQGSQKDLLDVQMRLTLLEAKEASLEQEARRSEAEINALRARPLDEPVPRPAIGEPREVSVSLEELYEKARLESPALAALRHQVRRAELALELARRDSIPDITVAAGYYNMGGMPPMFEARVDIPLTLFRRTRLRALEAEQAHGAEAARRTYQATGNELLFRIKDEWLAGATAWRLLRIYSTTLVPQTALALDAAMAAYEAGRVTFADVLAQAAAMLDAEDSYHAALRDYHLALVRLEELTGADLIGED; translated from the coding sequence ATGTTTGAAACATTTTTTCTGTGCTTTTTCATTGACGCGCGGCCCGCTTCCGGGCTGGCCGCGCTGGTCGAGGAGGCGCTTCAACGCAATCCGGAGGTCCTCGCCGCGCGCAGGAAGCTGGAAGCGGCCCGGCAGCGGCCGGCCGCCGCGGCCAGCCTCCCGGACCCGATGGTCTCCGTTGGCTACGCCAGCATCGGCGGCCCGCTGCCCGGCCAGGGACTCGGCCGCGAGCCGATGGCCCGTGCCGGCTTCATGGCCTCGCAGACGCTGCCCGCGCCGGGCAAACTCGGCCTGAGGCGGCGCGCCGCGCTCGAGGAGGCCGGCGCCGCCGGCCAGGAGTATGAGACCATCCAGCGGCGCGTGGCCGCGCAGGTGAAATCCGCCTGGTACCGGCTGCACCACGCCCATCAGATGCTGGACGTCAACCGCCGCAACCGCGCGCTGCTCGACCGGCTCTTCCGCATCGCGTCGGCCCGCTATCAGACGGGCCAGGGGTCGCAGAAGGATCTCCTCGACGTCCAGATGCGGCTCACGCTGCTCGAAGCCAAAGAGGCCTCGCTCGAGCAGGAAGCCCGCCGCAGCGAGGCCGAAATCAACGCGCTGCGCGCGCGCCCGCTCGACGAGCCCGTGCCGCGCCCCGCCATCGGCGAGCCGCGCGAGGTGTCCGTCTCGCTCGAAGAGCTCTATGAAAAGGCCCGCCTCGAGTCGCCCGCGCTGGCGGCGCTGCGCCACCAGGTGCGCCGTGCCGAGCTCGCGCTCGAACTGGCCCGGCGGGACAGCATCCCGGACATCACCGTCGCCGCCGGTTACTACAACATGGGCGGCATGCCGCCGATGTTCGAGGCCAGGGTGGACATCCCGCTCACGCTCTTCCGGCGCACGCGCCTCCGCGCCCTGGAAGCGGAGCAGGCGCACGGCGCCGAGGCGGCGCGGCGCACCTATCAGGCCACCGGCAATGAACTCCTGTTTCGCATCAAGGACGAGTGGCTCGCAGGCGCCACCGCATGGCGGCTCCTGCGCATCTATTCGACCACGCTGGTGCCACAGACAGCGCTCGCGCTGGACGCGGCGATGGCGGCCTATGAAGCCGGCCGCGTCACTTTCGCCGACGTCCTTGCGCAGGCCGCGGCAATGCTCGACGCCGAAGACAGCTACCACGCCGCCCTCCGTGACTACCATCTCGCCCTGGTGCGGCTGGAAGAGCTCACCGGTGCGGACCTGATCGGGGAGGACTGA
- a CDS encoding cation transporter gives MINSIIEFSARNRGLVVLFAAALAALGWQAMQTVPLDAIPDLSDTQVIIVSRWDRSPDILEDQVTYPIVAAMLGAPKVRTVRGFSDFGSSFVYVIFEDGTDIYWARSRVLELLSSVLPRLPQGVQTELGPDATGLGWVFQYALVDRTGKHSLADLRSLQDWTVRYALKSVPGVADVASLGGFVRQYQVQVDPQRLRAYEIPLERVVEAVRRSNADTGGRLIEMAGAEYMIRGRGYARSKQDLENVVLKVSANGVPVRVSDVGRVTLGPDLRRGVADLNGEGEVAAGIVIMRDGENALRVIERVKRRLEDLKRALPAGVEIITTYDRSELILRSIGTLKRALVEELAVVSLVILIFLWHFPSAIIPIITIPIAVLITFLPMKAMGITANIMSLGGIAIAIGAMVDAAIVVVEQTHKKLEQWEREGRPGEARDVIISAVKEVGGPSFYALLVIAVSFLPVLALEAQEGRLFKPLAWTKNLSMLAAALLAITLDPAVRLLFTHLREFRFRPRWLARAATAVLIGRIHSEERHPVSRILIAVYEPVCRLALRWRHAVIVGALLLVLATVPVFLRLGSEFMPPLDEGSLLYMPVTMPGLGITEAGRLLQVQDRLLKEFPEVELVFGKAGRADTATDPAPLSMFETVILLKPPSQWRPGMTRDRLVEEMHAKLSIPGVSNAWTMPVKARIDMLTTGIRTPAGIKIYGPDLDGIQRIGLRIEELLKPLEGVRSVYAERVTGGYFLDFAWNREALARYGLTIEEAQMLVMNAIGGDSVTTTIEGRERYPVNVRYFRAWREDLASLREALVPAFGGRAFVPVKELADIRVTSGPGMIRNENGMLAGYVFIDVEGSDIGSWVQRARRLLSEKLETPPGYWLEWSGQYEAMERVREKLKVVLPLTLLLIVVLLHLNTRSAAKTLIVLLAVPFSAVGSVWLLHWLGYNMSIGVWVGLIALLGVDAETGVFMLLYLDLAYEEARRAGRLRTQADLREAVVHGAVKRIRPKFMTVATMLAGLMPLMWATGTGADVMKRIAAPMVGGVVTSFVLELIVYPAIYEVWKWHSEVKKQVSL, from the coding sequence ATGATCAACTCGATCATCGAGTTCTCGGCCCGCAACCGCGGGCTCGTCGTGCTCTTCGCCGCAGCGCTGGCCGCTCTCGGCTGGCAGGCCATGCAAACGGTCCCGCTCGATGCCATCCCCGACCTCAGCGACACCCAGGTCATCATCGTCAGCCGCTGGGACCGCTCGCCGGACATCCTCGAAGATCAGGTGACCTATCCCATCGTCGCCGCCATGTTGGGTGCGCCCAAAGTCCGCACGGTGCGCGGCTTCTCCGATTTCGGCTCCAGCTTTGTCTACGTGATCTTCGAAGACGGCACGGACATCTACTGGGCGCGCTCGCGCGTCCTCGAGCTGCTCTCATCCGTGCTGCCCCGTCTGCCGCAGGGCGTGCAGACCGAGCTCGGGCCGGACGCCACCGGCCTCGGCTGGGTGTTTCAGTATGCGCTCGTCGACCGCACCGGCAAACACTCGCTCGCAGACCTCCGCAGCCTCCAGGACTGGACGGTCCGCTACGCGCTCAAAAGCGTTCCCGGAGTGGCCGACGTGGCTTCCCTTGGCGGATTCGTGCGCCAGTATCAGGTGCAGGTGGATCCTCAGCGGCTTCGCGCCTACGAAATTCCGCTCGAACGCGTCGTCGAGGCCGTGCGCCGCTCCAACGCGGACACCGGTGGACGCCTCATCGAGATGGCGGGCGCCGAATACATGATCCGCGGCCGCGGCTACGCGCGTTCAAAACAGGACCTGGAAAACGTCGTGCTGAAAGTCTCCGCCAACGGCGTGCCCGTGCGCGTCAGCGATGTGGGGCGCGTCACGCTGGGCCCGGATCTCCGCCGCGGCGTCGCCGACCTCAATGGAGAGGGCGAGGTCGCCGCCGGCATCGTCATCATGCGCGACGGTGAAAACGCGCTCCGCGTCATCGAGCGCGTGAAGCGGCGGCTGGAAGACCTGAAACGCGCGCTGCCGGCCGGCGTCGAAATCATCACTACCTATGACCGCAGTGAGCTGATCCTCCGCTCCATCGGCACCTTGAAACGCGCGCTTGTCGAAGAGCTCGCCGTTGTCTCGCTCGTCATTCTTATCTTCCTCTGGCACTTCCCGAGCGCGATCATCCCCATCATCACCATCCCCATCGCCGTGCTCATCACGTTTCTTCCCATGAAGGCGATGGGAATCACCGCCAACATCATGTCGCTCGGCGGCATCGCCATCGCCATCGGCGCCATGGTGGACGCGGCCATCGTCGTGGTCGAGCAGACCCACAAGAAGCTCGAGCAATGGGAGCGCGAAGGCCGGCCGGGCGAGGCCCGCGACGTCATCATCAGCGCCGTGAAGGAAGTCGGCGGACCCAGCTTCTACGCGCTGCTCGTCATCGCCGTGTCCTTCCTGCCGGTGCTCGCCCTGGAAGCGCAGGAAGGTCGTCTCTTCAAACCGCTCGCCTGGACGAAAAACCTCTCGATGCTCGCCGCAGCCCTGCTCGCCATCACGCTCGACCCCGCAGTGCGCCTCCTGTTCACGCACCTGCGCGAATTCCGGTTCCGCCCGCGCTGGCTCGCGCGCGCCGCTACCGCAGTTCTCATCGGCCGCATCCATTCCGAGGAACGCCATCCGGTAAGCCGGATCCTGATCGCCGTCTACGAGCCCGTCTGCCGCCTCGCGCTCCGCTGGCGTCACGCGGTCATCGTCGGCGCGCTCCTGCTTGTGCTCGCCACCGTGCCGGTCTTCCTTCGCCTGGGCAGCGAATTCATGCCGCCGCTCGATGAAGGCTCGCTTCTCTACATGCCCGTCACCATGCCCGGCCTGGGAATCACCGAAGCCGGAAGGCTCCTCCAGGTGCAGGACCGCCTCCTCAAGGAATTCCCGGAAGTCGAGCTCGTCTTCGGCAAGGCCGGCCGCGCCGACACGGCCACCGACCCCGCGCCTCTGTCGATGTTCGAAACGGTCATCCTGCTCAAACCGCCCTCCCAATGGCGTCCCGGCATGACGCGGGACAGGCTTGTGGAAGAGATGCATGCAAAGCTGTCGATCCCCGGCGTCTCCAACGCGTGGACCATGCCGGTCAAGGCGCGCATCGACATGCTCACCACCGGCATTCGCACGCCCGCCGGCATCAAGATTTACGGGCCCGATCTCGACGGCATCCAGCGCATCGGACTGCGCATTGAAGAGCTCCTCAAGCCCCTCGAAGGCGTCCGCAGCGTCTACGCCGAGCGTGTCACCGGCGGCTATTTCCTGGACTTCGCCTGGAACCGCGAGGCGCTCGCCCGCTACGGCCTCACCATCGAAGAGGCCCAGATGCTCGTGATGAACGCCATCGGCGGCGACAGCGTCACCACCACCATCGAGGGCCGCGAACGCTACCCGGTCAACGTCCGCTATTTCCGCGCCTGGCGGGAAGATCTCGCTTCCCTCCGGGAAGCGCTCGTGCCGGCCTTCGGCGGCCGCGCCTTCGTACCCGTCAAGGAGCTGGCCGACATCCGCGTCACCAGCGGGCCCGGCATGATCCGCAATGAAAACGGCATGCTGGCCGGCTATGTCTTCATCGACGTTGAGGGTTCTGACATCGGCTCCTGGGTGCAGCGCGCCAGGCGCCTTCTGAGCGAGAAACTTGAAACGCCGCCCGGCTACTGGCTCGAATGGAGCGGACAATACGAGGCGATGGAGCGCGTCCGGGAAAAGCTGAAAGTCGTGCTTCCGCTCACGCTGCTCCTGATCGTCGTGCTTCTTCACCTGAACACGCGCTCGGCTGCCAAAACTCTCATCGTCCTTCTCGCCGTGCCCTTCTCGGCCGTCGGGTCGGTCTGGCTCCTTCACTGGCTCGGTTACAACATGAGCATCGGCGTCTGGGTCGGGCTGATCGCACTGCTCGGCGTGGACGCCGAAACCGGCGTCTTCATGCTGCTCTACCTCGATCTGGCCTACGAGGAAGCCCGGCGCGCCGGCCGCCTGCGGACCCAGGCGGACCTCCGCGAGGCCGTCGTCCACGGCGCCGTTAAGAGGATCCGTCCCAAGTTCATGACCGTGGCCACCATGCTGGCCGGACTGATGCCGCTGATGTGGGCCACCGGAACCGGCGCCGACGTCATGAAGCGCATCGCCGCGCCGATGGTCGGCGGCGTGGTGACTTCGTTCGTTCTGGAACTGATCGTCTATCCGGCGATTTACGAGGTGTGGAAATGGCACTCGGAAGTAAAAAAACAGGTTTCCTTGTAA